In one window of Mercurialis annua linkage group LG4, ddMerAnnu1.2, whole genome shotgun sequence DNA:
- the LOC126679434 gene encoding pentatricopeptide repeat-containing protein At5g39350, translated as MNGAKRNQYLSLLKHCAATKCLTKTKQLHANTITASLLSILDPTATHLRSALALSYMQCGSIPVARKLFDELPDPSVLLYNNLITMYMNSKLYFDALNVFVEMLQSGDCLPDNFTYPAVIKACSELGLTELGKAIHGKTVVSIPPSNTFVNNALVAMYMSCGEKDAAERVFDGMKERSVVSWNGMISGYYKIGCAKKSLIVFDEMVELGVEIDCASVVSVLPACGYLKELEVGRRVHVLVEEKGLGNKIAVRNALIDMYAKCGSLDEARVVFDGMDERDVISWTSLLNGYILSGDVRTALTLCRTMQRERIRPNAVTIASILSACVSLRDGRCLHGWIMRQHLDSEVIVETSLIDMYAKCNRVDLSYKVFTRASVKRTSPCNAMLSGCIHNGLATEAIGLFKQMLLKGVEPDSATFNSLLPAYAILAELLPAKNMHCYLTRSGFLSVIEVSTCLIDIYSKCGSLESAHEIFNDIPSAVKDIFVWSVIISGYGMHGHGETAVSLFRQMVQSGVKPNEITFTSVLHACSHAGLVDEGLQLLEFMHLDLKTSPREDHYTCIVDLLGRSGRLDEAYDMIRTMPFMPGHSVWGALLGACVIHENVELGEVAARRLFDLEPENTGNYVLLAKLYSAVGRWKDAENVRRMMDCIGLRKAPAQSLIDAINT; from the coding sequence ATGAATGGCGCCAAAAGAAACCAATACCTTTCTCTTTTAAAACACTGTGCAGCCACTAAATGCCTTACCAAAACCAAACAACTCCATGCCAATACTATCACCGCTTCCCTTCTCTCCATACTGGACCCCACGGCCACCCATCTCCGATCAGCCCTCGCTCTGTCCTATATGCAATGTGGGTCTATCCCCGTCGCACGTAAACTGTTCGACGAATTGCCCGATCCAAGTGTACTCTTGTACAACAACTTGATAACAATGTACATGAATAGTAAGCTTTATTTTGATGCACTTAATGTGTTTGTTGAAATGCTTCAATCAGGTGATTGTCTCCCAGATAATTTCACTTACCCAGCCGTTATTAAGGCTTGCAGTGAACTGGGATTGACTGAGTTGGGTAAGGCAATTCATGGGAAAACTGTGGTGTCTATTCCCCCGTCGAATACGTTTGTGAATAATGCTTTAGTGGCAATGTATATGAGCTGTGGAGAGAAGGACGCGGCGGAGAGAGTTTTTGATGGGATGAAAGAAAGGAGTGTGGTTTCTTGGAATGGTATGATTAGTGGGTATTATAAAATTGGATGTGCAAAGAAATCTTTGATAGTTTTTGATGAGATGGTTGAATTAGGGGTTGAGATTGATTGTGCTAGTGTGGTTTCTGTTTTGCCTGCTTGCGGGTATTTGAAGGAGTTGGAGGTGGGAAGACGAGTTCATGTGCTGGTGGAAGAGAAGGGTTTAGGTAATAAAATAGCAGTAAGAAATGCATTGATTGATATGTACGCAAAATGTGGTAGTTTGGATGAAGCGAGGGTAGTTTTTGATGGGATGGATGAAAGGGATGTGATCAGTTGGACTTCCTTGCTTAATGGTTATATTTTGAGTGGTGATGTGAGAACTGCATTGACACTCTGTAGGACCATGCAGAGGGAAAGAATAAGACCCAATGCTGTGACCATAGCTTCGATTCTTTCAGCTTGTGTTAGTTTGAGGGATGGCCGTTGTCTTCATGGTTGGATAATGCGGCAACATCTTGATTCAGAAGTTATTGTTGAAACTTCATTGATTGATATGTACGCAAAATGCAATCGTGTTGACCTTAGCTATAAAGTCTTTACAAGAGCTTCAGTAAAGAGAACATCACCTTGTAATGCAATGCTCTCCGGGTGCATTCATAATGGTCTTGCAACTGAGGCTATAGGACTTTTCAAGCAAATGCTATTAAAAGGAGTTGAACCAGATAGTGCAACATTCAATAGTCTACTTCCTGCGTATGCTATTCTTGCTGAACTTCTGCCAGCGAAGAATATGCATTGTTACCTAACGAGGTCTGGGTTTCTCTCTGTAATAGAAGTTTCTACATGTCTAATCGATATATATTCAAAGTGTGGAAGTCTAGAATCTGCTCATGAGATTTTTAATGATATCCCCTCAGCTGTGAAGGACATTTTTGTATGGAGTGTTATAATATCTGGTTATGGAATGCATGGACATGGTGAAACTGCTGTTTCACTTTTCAGACAAATGGTTCAATCTGGGGTGAAACCAAATGAAATTACTTTTACTTCTGTGTTACATGCCTGTAGTCATGCTGGTTTGGTAGATGAGGGTTTGCAATTACTTGAATTCATGCACCTAGACCTGAAAACAAGCCCTCGTGAGGATCACTACACTTGCATTGTTGATCTGCTTGGTCGTTCTGGTCGACTAGATGAAGCTTATGATATGATTAGAACGATGCCTTTTATGCCTGGCCATTCAGTTTGGGGAGCATTACTTGGTGCATGTGTAATACACGAAAATGTTGAATTGGGAGAAGTTGCAGCAAGACGGCTATTTGATCTTGAGCCAGAGAACACTGGAAACTATGTACTACTGGCGAAACTTTATTCTGCGGTTGGAAGATGGAAAGATGCAGAAAATGTGAGACGTATGATGGATTGCATAGGCTTAAGAAAAGCACCTGCCCAGAGTCTGATTGATGCCATAAACACATAA
- the LOC126679254 gene encoding BAG family molecular chaperone regulator 8, chloroplastic codes for MASFHHHHHPSHHHPVPAAPTTTTCCCCPSTCRSSIHPSPPPPQHSSIDPLLHSLASLLQHHQNQQTPSFHSPHSNTKPNAHKNHHQISHFQSPRINFQYLFEEQDYPDILSSLLQRISTLEASLHHFSASNKRFQGSFSLREAAAKVIQTHFRAFLVRRSRTLSQLQELAFIKSTFNALKSSALNKTHFNYALVSHKVTDLLLKLDSVQSRDPMIRDGKRSISRVIVRFLDFIDELGGRRRESLYKPVKNVRIFRNRALNSNNGNDDLSRNQKEIVEKLKERVEKIRGIYRACENVDEDVELEGFQQFIDDDEDGDGDNDDDKESVKVSNVKNGILVKRSSGKPRVKKFVSFDEDGNVCRVFSDTHESVLNGDGDFSDRSDSSDDREVRNGTQNDEVIREENHASTRSNDSESSPVSNFRGFEYYKINGNYQDQEGKIVFSAPTPVKMEVRADLMKNRKAAKIGT; via the exons ATGGCCTCTTTCCATCACCACCACCATCCCTCCCACCACCACCCTGTCCCCGCCGCCCCTACCACCACCACGTGCTGCTGCTGCCCCTCTACTTGCCGTTCCAGCATTCACCCATCTCCACCACCACCTCAACACTCCTCAATCGACCCACTTCTTCATTCTCTCGCCTCTCTTCTCCAGCACCACCAGAATCAGCAGACACCCAGTTTTCACTCTCCTCACTCTAATACCAAACCTAACGCCCATAAAAATCATCACCAAATATCACATTTTCAGTCGCCACGAATAAATTTTCAATACCTATTTGAAGAACAAGACTACCCAGATATACTCTCTTCTCTTCTTCAACGAATCAGTACGCTTGAGGCTTCTCTTCACCATTTTTCTGCTTCTAATAAGCGTTTTCAGGGCTCGTTTTCTTTGAGAGAAGCAGCTGCTAAGGTTATTCAAACGCATTTTCGTGCATTTCTTGTTCGTAGATCAAGAACCCTAAGTCAGCTCCAGGAGCTTGCTTTTATCAAATCCACCTTCAACGCTCTCAAATCTTCCGCTTTGAATAAAACCCATTTTAATTATGCGCTTGTTTCTCATAAAGTCACGGACTTGCTGCTTAAACTCGACTCTGTTCAG AGTCGTGATCCTATGATTAGAGATGGAAAAAGGTCTATAAGTAGAGTTATAGTGAGGTTTTTGGATTTCATTGATGAGCTTGGCGGTAGAAGGCGTGAAAGTTTATATAAACCTGTTAAAAATGTGAGGATTTTTAGGAACAGGGCTTTGAATTCGAACAATGGTAATGATGATTTAAGCCGAAATCAAAAGGAAATAGTAGAAAAATTGAAGGAAAGAGTTGAAAAGATTCGTGGGATTTATAGGGCTTGTGAGAACGTTGACGAAGATGTTGAGCTTGAAGGCTTTCAACAATTCATTGACGATGATGAAGATGGAGATGGTGATAATGATGATGACAAAGAAAGCGTTAAGGTTTCTAATGTTAAAAATGGGATTTTGGTGAAAAGAAGTAGTGGTAAACCTAGAGTGAAGAAATTTGTCAGCTTTGATGAGGATGGGAATGTGTGTAGGGTTTTCAGTGATACTCATGAGTCTGTTTTGAACGGAGACGGTGATTTCAGTGATAGGAGTGATTCCAGTGATGATCGTGAAGTGAGAAATGGTACTCAGAATGATGAAGTTATTCGGGAAGAGAATCATGCGTCTACACGGAGCAATGATAGTGAGAGCAGTCCTGTTAGTAACTTTAGAGGCTTCGagtattataaaattaatgggAATTACCAAGATCAAGAAGGGAAGATAGTTTTCTCTGCTCCAACGCCCGTGAAGATGGAAGTCAGAGCTGATTTGATGAAGAACAGAAAGGCTGCGAAAATTGGTACATAG